In the genome of Coregonus clupeaformis isolate EN_2021a chromosome 11, ASM2061545v1, whole genome shotgun sequence, one region contains:
- the tmem60 gene encoding transmembrane protein 60 yields the protein MRMSLAQRVLLTWIFSLIFLIMLVLKLDSKIPWNWFLIFLPVWIFDTILILMLVVKMAGRCKPGYDLRDGQQNLRRRVWYLVAMLLKLGFCLTLCARLERLMEISLSVVCVPLWALLVGAMVELGYNVFHYRRE from the coding sequence ATGAGAATGTCTCTGGCCCAGAGAGTCCTCCTAACCTGGATATtctccctcatcttcctcatcatGCTGGTCCTCAAACTGGACTCCAAGATCCCCTGGAACTggttcctcatcttcctccctgtATGGATTTTTGACACAATCCTCATCCTCATGCTGGTGGTGAAGATGGCGGGTCGGTGCAAACCCGGCTATGACCTGCGTGACGGCCAGCAGAACCTGCGACGGAGGGTGTGGTACCTAGTGGCCATGCTGCTGAAGCTGGGCTTCTGTCTGACGCTGTGCGCCCGGCTGGAGAGGCTGATGGAGATCTCGCTCAGTGTGGTGTGTGTCCCCCTCTGGGCCCTACTGGTCGGGGCCATGGTGGAGCTGGGCTACAATGTCTTTCACTACCGCAGAGAGTGa
- the LOC121576384 gene encoding proline-rich protein 5 isoform X2, translating into MLDGLRRRHGSHPSPRPLSLNFTAFSAPPPSPDIDSSDHPIRRTLHRLKLMSSPSLGELGKSEKGSPEERGEKQKRAGANATWNSIHNAVIAVFQKKGLADNELYVLNEGVRHLLKTELGSFFTEYLQNQLLTKGMVILRDKIRFYEGQKSLDSLAETWDFFFCDVLNMLQAIFHPVQGKEPNVRQLALLHFRNTIVLSVKLEDALSRPRARIPPSVTQMLLILQGVHESRGVSEDYLRLESLVQRVVSPYLGTHGLYSGDGSVAHCSCVIECDPDASSVGSGGIRRHSACEIISCLEEQGLAYANMASRSNASTSSASANRLCVVPQFRGTMESPLPSHSILHCPGTLHGTQATMTLTDMAKATRSSPPSGSSSPDTVTGQVLESLDLDSDGIFIEFPPRCSESMGNGRESMQSTV; encoded by the exons ATGCTGGATGGACTCCGTCGGAGGCACGGCTCTCACCCTTCCCCCCGACCCCTGTCACTCAACTTCACTGCCTTCTCAGCCCCGCCCCCAAGCCCTGATATTGACAGCAGTGATCATCCAATCAGGAG GACTCTACACAGGCTGAAGTTGATGAGCTCCCCTAGTCTCGGTGAACTGGGAAAGAGTGAGAAGGGATCaccggaggagagaggagagaaacagaagaGGGCCGGAGCCAACGCTACCTGGAACAG CATCCACAATGCTGTCATTGCCGTCTTTCAGAAGAAAGGTCTGGCTGACAATGAACTCTATGTCCTCAACGAAGGTGTCAG ACACCTATTGAAAACAGAGCTGGGGTCGTTTTTCACAGAATACCTCCAG AACCAGTTGCTGACAAAGGGCATGGTCATTCTACGGGACAAAATAAGATTCTACGAAG GTCAGAAGTCACTGGACTCTCTGGCAGAGACATGGGACTTCTTCTTCTGTGATGTTCTCAACATGCTACAGGCCATCTTTCACCCAGTACAG GGTAAGGAGCCCAATGTGAGACAGCTGGCTCTGCTCCATTTCAGGAACACCATAGTTCTGAGTGTGAAGCTGGAGGACGCTCTGTCTCGACCCCGCGCCCGCATTCCCCCCTCCGTCACACAGATGCTGCTTATACTGCAG ggTGTCCATGAGTCGCGGGGTGTGAGTGAGGACTACCTGCGTCTGGAATCTCTGGTCCAGAGGGTGGTCTCTCCTTACCTGGGCACCCACGGCCTCTACTCTGGAGACGGCAGCGTGGCACACTGCTCCTGTGTGATTG AGTGTGACCCTGATGCCAGCTCGGTGGGCAGCGGGGGCATCCGACGCCACTCTGCCTGTGAGATCATCTCCTGCCTGGAGGAACAGGGGCTGGCCTATGCCAACATGGCCTCCAGGTCCAATGCATCCACCTCCAGCGCCTCTGCTAACAGGCTCTGTGTGGTTCCACAGTTCAGAG GAACCATGgagtctcctctcccctcccactccATCCTCCACTGCCCAGGAACCCTCCATGGGACGCAGGCAACAATGACCCTTACGGACATGGCCAAGGCTACCCGCTCCTCTCCCCCCAGCGGATCCTCCAGCCCGGATACCGTCACTGGACAGGTGCTGGAGTCCCTGGACTTAGATTCAGATGGGATATTCATAGAATTCCCACCCCGCTGctcagagtcaatgggaaatggTCGTGAGAGTATGCAGAGCACTGTGTAG
- the LOC121576384 gene encoding proline-rich protein 5 isoform X1 yields the protein MLDGLRRRHGSHPSPRPLSLNFTAFSAPPPSPDIDSSDHPIRRTLHRLKLMSSPSLGELGKSEKGSPEERGEKQKRAGANATWNSIHNAVIAVFQKKGLADNELYVLNEGVRHLLKTELGSFFTEYLQNQLLTKGMVILRDKIRFYEGQKSLDSLAETWDFFFCDVLNMLQAIFHPVQGKEPNVRQLALLHFRNTIVLSVKLEDALSRPRARIPPSVTQMLLILQGVHESRGVSEDYLRLESLVQRVVSPYLGTHGLYSGDGSVAHCSCVIEKHLQWCWPKQPVDQPSKSPVVRSKSYNIPLLLTPVAECDPDASSVGSGGIRRHSACEIISCLEEQGLAYANMASRSNASTSSASANRLCVVPQFRGTMESPLPSHSILHCPGTLHGTQATMTLTDMAKATRSSPPSGSSSPDTVTGQVLESLDLDSDGIFIEFPPRCSESMGNGRESMQSTV from the exons ATGCTGGATGGACTCCGTCGGAGGCACGGCTCTCACCCTTCCCCCCGACCCCTGTCACTCAACTTCACTGCCTTCTCAGCCCCGCCCCCAAGCCCTGATATTGACAGCAGTGATCATCCAATCAGGAG GACTCTACACAGGCTGAAGTTGATGAGCTCCCCTAGTCTCGGTGAACTGGGAAAGAGTGAGAAGGGATCaccggaggagagaggagagaaacagaagaGGGCCGGAGCCAACGCTACCTGGAACAG CATCCACAATGCTGTCATTGCCGTCTTTCAGAAGAAAGGTCTGGCTGACAATGAACTCTATGTCCTCAACGAAGGTGTCAG ACACCTATTGAAAACAGAGCTGGGGTCGTTTTTCACAGAATACCTCCAG AACCAGTTGCTGACAAAGGGCATGGTCATTCTACGGGACAAAATAAGATTCTACGAAG GTCAGAAGTCACTGGACTCTCTGGCAGAGACATGGGACTTCTTCTTCTGTGATGTTCTCAACATGCTACAGGCCATCTTTCACCCAGTACAG GGTAAGGAGCCCAATGTGAGACAGCTGGCTCTGCTCCATTTCAGGAACACCATAGTTCTGAGTGTGAAGCTGGAGGACGCTCTGTCTCGACCCCGCGCCCGCATTCCCCCCTCCGTCACACAGATGCTGCTTATACTGCAG ggTGTCCATGAGTCGCGGGGTGTGAGTGAGGACTACCTGCGTCTGGAATCTCTGGTCCAGAGGGTGGTCTCTCCTTACCTGGGCACCCACGGCCTCTACTCTGGAGACGGCAGCGTGGCACACTGCTCCTGTGTGATTG AGAAGCATTTGCAGTGGTGCTGGCCTAAGCAGCCTGTGGACCAGCCGTCTAAGAGCCCAGTGGTCCGTTCTAAGAGTTATAACATCCCTCTCCTCCTGACGCCCGTGGCAGAGTGTGACCCTGATGCCAGCTCGGTGGGCAGCGGGGGCATCCGACGCCACTCTGCCTGTGAGATCATCTCCTGCCTGGAGGAACAGGGGCTGGCCTATGCCAACATGGCCTCCAGGTCCAATGCATCCACCTCCAGCGCCTCTGCTAACAGGCTCTGTGTGGTTCCACAGTTCAGAG GAACCATGgagtctcctctcccctcccactccATCCTCCACTGCCCAGGAACCCTCCATGGGACGCAGGCAACAATGACCCTTACGGACATGGCCAAGGCTACCCGCTCCTCTCCCCCCAGCGGATCCTCCAGCCCGGATACCGTCACTGGACAGGTGCTGGAGTCCCTGGACTTAGATTCAGATGGGATATTCATAGAATTCCCACCCCGCTGctcagagtcaatgggaaatggTCGTGAGAGTATGCAGAGCACTGTGTAG